A single window of Nicotiana sylvestris chromosome 5, ASM39365v2, whole genome shotgun sequence DNA harbors:
- the LOC104234770 gene encoding uncharacterized protein has product MEKERGRDVSYAEVFEELHKKKKKDGTREHWVETRASDTYEDYHKRLEEWQQTQPPSTQPTPDDMASLWTEAAGGANTGRVYGLGIHRLTGHPNSLLANSSSPQNQEQMEDMRNEIRELKQQLDSQYGTFVKMQKFMHKHWHDLSDNEDE; this is encoded by the exons ATG GAAAAGGAAAGAGGGCGAGATGTGAGTTACGCTGAGGTTTTCGAGGAGTtgcataagaaaaagaaaaaggatggtacAAGAGAACACTGGGTGGAAACGCGTGCGTCAGACACATAT GAAGATTATCATAAAAGGTTGGAAGAATGGCAACAAACTCAGCCTCCTTCAACTCAACCAACACCTGATGATATGGCTTCATTGTGGACAGAGGCAGCGGGTGGAGCAAACACAGGCAGAGTCTACGGACTAGGAATACATAGACTTACAGGTCATCCAAACTCACTCTTAGCCAATTCTTCTTctcctcaaaatcaagaacagaTGGAAGATATGAGAAACGAAATTCGTGAATTGAAGCAACAATTGGACTCCCAATACGGAACATTTGTTAAGATGCAGAAATTCATGCATAAACATTGGCATGATTTATCTGATAATGAGGATGAATAA
- the LOC104234771 gene encoding protein TPX2-like isoform X3 yields the protein MNFASETSNFEYSLKQMEEMEDFSVECLDVYPEIDWEYEFDAAWFYDFCRPESPSEAAEAERWFQTAGNYPPSPLVVKLNLVKDSAAECSCGPSRLREEQTAKSSSNTSYIHINSAVSPCKPKNEGTFSNSPMVHESSKAKIKSEPRSLKARESTLMKPTASHLAKLRSQKPPNETDMRSSWNSSGSYNLATKRQKLESGYLRKVTVPRDPQLETMQRAQRRSFRSKNDSESSDYAKAKGQPSKAQPLNIKILKPPHPKSTLRSPNFHLSNSQTAESAAHSTSVDFKRPNTKNAVKHGNSITLLKSKALRCNKIFPSSEDTRICENIGETRF from the exons ATGAATTTTGCCTCAGAAACTTCGAATTTTGAGTATTCATTGAAACAAATGGAAGAAATGGAGGATTTCAGTGTAGAATGTTTGGACGTATATCCGGAAATTGACTGGGAATACGAGTTTGACGCGGCATGGTTTTATGATTTTTGTCGTCCGGAATCACCTTCTGAGGCTGCAGAAGCCGAACGCTGGTTCCAAACAGCCGGAAACTATCCTCCATCTC CTCTTGTTGTAAAGTTGAACCTGGTGAAGGACAGCGCAGCAGAATGTTCGTGTGGTCCCTCTAGATTACGAGAAGAGCAAACTGCAAAATCAAGCAGCAACACCTCGTATATTCATATTAACTCTGCAGTTTCACCCTGTAAACCGAAAAATGAAG GAACATTTTCTAATAGTCCAATGGTTCATGAAAGTTCTAAAGCTAAGATAAAGTCAGAGCCCAGATCCTTGAAAGCCAGAGAGTCAACTTTAATGAAGCCCACTGCTAGTCATCTGGCTAAACTAAG GTCCCAGAAACCACCTAACGAGACCGATATGAGAAGCTCATGGAATTCTTCAGGATCTTACAATTTAGCTACTAAAAGACAAAAGCTAGAGAGTGGTTATCTGCGCAAG GTCACTGTTCCTAGAGATCCTCAACTGGAGACCATGCAAAGGGCACAAAGACGAAG TTTCAGGTCCAAGAATGATTCTGAGTCAAGTGATTATGCAAAAGCTAAAGGCCAACCTTCAAAGGCACAGCCCTTGAATATAAAA ATTCTCAAACCTCCTCATCCGAAGAGCACACTGCGGTCGCCAAATTTTCAT TTATCGAACAGCCAAACTGCTGAGTCTGCTGCACATAGCACTTCTGTGGACTTCAAAAG ACCAAACACTAAAAATGCTGTGAAGCATGGGAATTCTATAACACTGCTCAAATCAAAAGCTCTACGATGTAACAAG ATCTTCCCAAGTAGTGAAGATACTAGAATATGTGAAAACATTGGAGAAACAA GATTCTAA
- the LOC104234771 gene encoding protein TPX2-like isoform X1, whose product MNFASETSNFEYSLKQMEEMEDFSVECLDVYPEIDWEYEFDAAWFYDFCRPESPSEAAEAERWFQTAGNYPPSPLVVKLNLVKDSAAECSCGPSRLREEQTAKSSSNTSYIHINSAVSPCKPKNEGTFSNSPMVHESSKAKIKSEPRSLKARESTLMKPTASHLAKLRSQKPPNETDMRSSWNSSGSYNLATKRQKLESGYLRKVTVPRDPQLETMQRAQRRSFRSKNDSESSDYAKAKGQPSKAQPLNIKILKPPHPKSTLRSPNFHLSNSQTAESAAHSTSVDFKRPNTKNAVKHGNSITLLKSKALRCNKIFPSSEDTRICENIGETSITSTDSKSTPDKRLPPVELFNKLSLRSERKTSVVSRPKIHAS is encoded by the exons ATGAATTTTGCCTCAGAAACTTCGAATTTTGAGTATTCATTGAAACAAATGGAAGAAATGGAGGATTTCAGTGTAGAATGTTTGGACGTATATCCGGAAATTGACTGGGAATACGAGTTTGACGCGGCATGGTTTTATGATTTTTGTCGTCCGGAATCACCTTCTGAGGCTGCAGAAGCCGAACGCTGGTTCCAAACAGCCGGAAACTATCCTCCATCTC CTCTTGTTGTAAAGTTGAACCTGGTGAAGGACAGCGCAGCAGAATGTTCGTGTGGTCCCTCTAGATTACGAGAAGAGCAAACTGCAAAATCAAGCAGCAACACCTCGTATATTCATATTAACTCTGCAGTTTCACCCTGTAAACCGAAAAATGAAG GAACATTTTCTAATAGTCCAATGGTTCATGAAAGTTCTAAAGCTAAGATAAAGTCAGAGCCCAGATCCTTGAAAGCCAGAGAGTCAACTTTAATGAAGCCCACTGCTAGTCATCTGGCTAAACTAAG GTCCCAGAAACCACCTAACGAGACCGATATGAGAAGCTCATGGAATTCTTCAGGATCTTACAATTTAGCTACTAAAAGACAAAAGCTAGAGAGTGGTTATCTGCGCAAG GTCACTGTTCCTAGAGATCCTCAACTGGAGACCATGCAAAGGGCACAAAGACGAAG TTTCAGGTCCAAGAATGATTCTGAGTCAAGTGATTATGCAAAAGCTAAAGGCCAACCTTCAAAGGCACAGCCCTTGAATATAAAA ATTCTCAAACCTCCTCATCCGAAGAGCACACTGCGGTCGCCAAATTTTCAT TTATCGAACAGCCAAACTGCTGAGTCTGCTGCACATAGCACTTCTGTGGACTTCAAAAG ACCAAACACTAAAAATGCTGTGAAGCATGGGAATTCTATAACACTGCTCAAATCAAAAGCTCTACGATGTAACAAG ATCTTCCCAAGTAGTGAAGATACTAGAATATGTGAAAACATTGGAGAAACAAGTATAACCTCAACT GATTCTAAATCTACACCTGATAAGAGGCTTCCACCAGTTGAATTGTTTAATAAG TTGTCCCTTAGATCTGAAAGGAAAACTAGTGTAGTATCTCGGCCAAAAATCCATGCCTCTTGA
- the LOC104234771 gene encoding protein TPX2-like isoform X2, protein MNFASETSNFEYSLKQMEEMEDFSVECLDVYPEIDWEYEFDAAWFYDFCRPESPSEAAEAERWFQTAGNYPPSPLVVKLNLVKDSAAECSCGPSRLREEQTAKSSSNTSYIHINSAVSPCKPKNEGTFSNSPMVHESSKAKIKSEPRSLKARESTLMKPTASHLAKLRSQKPPNETDMRSSWNSSGSYNLATKRQKLESGYLRKVTVPRDPQLETMQRAQRRRSKNDSESSDYAKAKGQPSKAQPLNIKILKPPHPKSTLRSPNFHLSNSQTAESAAHSTSVDFKRPNTKNAVKHGNSITLLKSKALRCNKIFPSSEDTRICENIGETSITSTDSKSTPDKRLPPVELFNKLSLRSERKTSVVSRPKIHAS, encoded by the exons ATGAATTTTGCCTCAGAAACTTCGAATTTTGAGTATTCATTGAAACAAATGGAAGAAATGGAGGATTTCAGTGTAGAATGTTTGGACGTATATCCGGAAATTGACTGGGAATACGAGTTTGACGCGGCATGGTTTTATGATTTTTGTCGTCCGGAATCACCTTCTGAGGCTGCAGAAGCCGAACGCTGGTTCCAAACAGCCGGAAACTATCCTCCATCTC CTCTTGTTGTAAAGTTGAACCTGGTGAAGGACAGCGCAGCAGAATGTTCGTGTGGTCCCTCTAGATTACGAGAAGAGCAAACTGCAAAATCAAGCAGCAACACCTCGTATATTCATATTAACTCTGCAGTTTCACCCTGTAAACCGAAAAATGAAG GAACATTTTCTAATAGTCCAATGGTTCATGAAAGTTCTAAAGCTAAGATAAAGTCAGAGCCCAGATCCTTGAAAGCCAGAGAGTCAACTTTAATGAAGCCCACTGCTAGTCATCTGGCTAAACTAAG GTCCCAGAAACCACCTAACGAGACCGATATGAGAAGCTCATGGAATTCTTCAGGATCTTACAATTTAGCTACTAAAAGACAAAAGCTAGAGAGTGGTTATCTGCGCAAG GTCACTGTTCCTAGAGATCCTCAACTGGAGACCATGCAAAGGGCACAAAGACGAAG GTCCAAGAATGATTCTGAGTCAAGTGATTATGCAAAAGCTAAAGGCCAACCTTCAAAGGCACAGCCCTTGAATATAAAA ATTCTCAAACCTCCTCATCCGAAGAGCACACTGCGGTCGCCAAATTTTCAT TTATCGAACAGCCAAACTGCTGAGTCTGCTGCACATAGCACTTCTGTGGACTTCAAAAG ACCAAACACTAAAAATGCTGTGAAGCATGGGAATTCTATAACACTGCTCAAATCAAAAGCTCTACGATGTAACAAG ATCTTCCCAAGTAGTGAAGATACTAGAATATGTGAAAACATTGGAGAAACAAGTATAACCTCAACT GATTCTAAATCTACACCTGATAAGAGGCTTCCACCAGTTGAATTGTTTAATAAG TTGTCCCTTAGATCTGAAAGGAAAACTAGTGTAGTATCTCGGCCAAAAATCCATGCCTCTTGA
- the LOC138868989 gene encoding uncharacterized protein, giving the protein MCRMSTIQNEPFSVREEIPLELHIWWHDLGEDNIKAVTKALGGLIGLLKVKPKKDMIKALIPFWDPAHNVFHFADFELTPTLEEIAGYVGFEGNLRSQYLVAPITVTPHKFLYLLSISRDIRDGNLAKGFCTFYFLYRRYGNPRGFETPDIGLTHAGNQNKWETRRGLAFIEAFLGILVCPRKDGNIEVGLVGIADFMMKKANGTIVPLILAEIYRALTHCRKGGKFFQGCNMLLQLWMEEHLCHRSGYLNCGMTDLECIEKHEKWVEGYEFPDGTEAWHVHLRSLTANKIEWSIGWLSISEVIYMSAEACFLLLMGLRSIQPYAPHRVLR; this is encoded by the coding sequence atgtgcaggatgagcacaattcaaaatgaacctttctcagtccgtgaagagatccctttagAGCTACATAtatggtggcatgatttgggggaagatAACATAAAGgctgtgacaaaagcattgggcggtcttatcgggctcttgaaggttaagccaaaAAAAGACATGATTaaggccttgataccattctgggacccagcgcataatgtatttcacttcgctgatttcgagttaactcctacactggaagagatagcaggctatgtcGGTTTTGAAGGGAATCTTAGAAGTCAATACCTGGTGGCACCAATAACAGTAACCCCTCATAAATTTTTgtacttgttaagcatcagtcgtgacatccgagacggaaatttggccaaaggattctgtaccttctactttctgtatcgacgttatgggaatccccgtggctttgAAACGCCAGATATCGGTCTTACTCACGCGGGAAACCAAAACAAGTGGGAaactcggagaggattagctttcatagaggcgttcctgggtattttggtttgtcCTAGAAAAGACGGAAACATAGAGGTGGGACTTGtagggatagccgactttatgatgaaaaaggcaaatgggactatagtgccgttGATCTTGGCGGAAATTTACCGAGCACTGACCCATTGTCGAAAAGGAGGGAAGTTCTTTCAAGGGTGCAATATGTTGTTAcaactatggatggaggaacacctttgccaccgttccggatacttgaattgtggtatgactgaccttgaatgcatcgaaaaacatgaaaagtgggtagagggttatgagttcccggatggtacagaagCATGGCATGTTCATCTGAGATCTCtgactgcaaacaagatcgaATGGTCGATCGGGTGGCTCTCGATcagtgaagtaatctatatgtcggctgaggcatgttttttgctgttgatgggtcttcgaagtattcagccttatgctccgcacagagtcctacgttag